A single Sulfurimonas aquatica DNA region contains:
- a CDS encoding carbon-nitrogen hydrolase family protein, whose product MMTSKVDEHTLCSLLFKTTSDYNANLQTLLTLINKTPKNSFIVAPEVCLSGFDYANIEDAVAFSKEATLEILKASTEKIVILTMLEKHEGQIFNTAKIFFNEEVVYERSKARLFKLGDEHKYMAEGSDENFEIVEVNGIKIAIFICFELRFKELWKKAEGADVIATPSWWGVPRAEHFKALTQTLAIMNQCYVIASDSLNEECSKMSAIITPNGEVTYNGNKPCLEQVYKKKEISLMRRYIDVGIK is encoded by the coding sequence ATGATGACTTCTAAAGTAGATGAGCATACTCTGTGCTCATTGCTTTTTAAAACCACTTCTGACTATAACGCTAACCTACAAACGCTACTAACGCTCATAAACAAAACGCCAAAAAACTCTTTTATTGTTGCTCCTGAAGTCTGTTTAAGCGGTTTTGATTACGCAAACATTGAAGATGCTGTGGCATTTAGTAAAGAAGCTACTCTAGAGATATTAAAAGCTTCAACAGAGAAGATAGTTATTTTAACCATGCTTGAAAAACATGAGGGACAAATCTTTAACACGGCAAAGATTTTTTTTAATGAAGAAGTTGTATATGAACGATCAAAAGCAAGACTCTTTAAACTTGGAGACGAGCATAAATATATGGCTGAAGGCTCAGATGAAAACTTTGAAATAGTGGAAGTAAATGGAATAAAGATTGCAATATTTATCTGTTTTGAGCTGCGTTTTAAAGAGTTATGGAAAAAGGCTGAGGGAGCGGACGTGATAGCTACACCATCATGGTGGGGTGTTCCAAGAGCTGAGCATTTTAAAGCGCTAACGCAAACGCTTGCCATCATGAACCAGTGTTATGTAATAGCAAGTGATTCACTTAATGAAGAGTGCTCAAAAATGAGCGCAATAATTACTCCAAATGGTGAAGTCACTTACAATGGGAATAAGCCTTGCTTAGAGCAGGTATATAAGAAAAAAGAGATATCTTTAATGCGAAGATATATTGACGTAGGGATAAAATAG
- the tenA gene encoding thiaminase II: protein MQNWYEKTRAKTEYIYQEIIMHDFVSELMQATLDKDTFGFYVNQDSLYLSEYKKALVGVGSKCHRAEDTQFFYESATGIIQVEDALHKEFLEEQYKNTTPSPTCELYNSYLARIVNNESVEIGAAAVLPCFTIYKEVGDFILANQENRDSNPYQAWIATYASDEFAQAVKQAINIVDTYALTASPESLAKMEEVFIKTSKLEWMFWDSAYKQEQWKI from the coding sequence ATGCAAAACTGGTACGAAAAAACAAGAGCTAAAACAGAATATATTTATCAAGAAATCATTATGCACGACTTCGTTAGTGAACTTATGCAAGCAACTTTAGACAAAGACACTTTTGGTTTTTACGTTAATCAAGATTCGCTTTACTTGAGTGAGTATAAAAAAGCGTTAGTTGGCGTGGGAAGCAAGTGCCATCGAGCGGAAGATACGCAGTTCTTTTATGAGTCTGCTACGGGCATCATACAAGTTGAAGACGCTCTGCACAAAGAGTTTTTAGAGGAGCAGTATAAAAATACTACTCCCTCTCCTACGTGTGAACTCTACAACTCATACCTCGCGCGTATAGTAAATAATGAATCTGTAGAGATTGGAGCAGCAGCAGTACTTCCATGTTTTACCATCTATAAGGAAGTGGGTGACTTTATATTGGCAAACCAAGAAAACAGAGACTCCAACCCTTACCAAGCATGGATAGCTACATATGCAAGTGATGAGTTTGCGCAGGCCGTTAAGCAAGCAATAAACATTGTCGATACATATGCGTTAACAGCTTCGCCTGAGAGTCTTGCTAAAATGGAAGAGGTATTTATAAAAACATCCAAATTAGAGTGGATGTTTTGGGACTCCGCATATAAGCAAGAGCAATGGAAGATATGA
- a CDS encoding ribonucleotide-diphosphate reductase subunit beta, translating to MDRKKIYNPDSTESVNDRKVFGGDPTGIFELNNIKYQWAYNLWEMMLNNTWFPKEVDMTRDVNDYKLLTDAEKTAYDKALSQLIFMDSLQTNNIIDNINPYITSPEINLILVRQSFEEALHSQSYAVMVDSISTNSAEIYDLWRRDMMLKGKNDAIARVYIELMDNPTDTNFVKACFANQILEGIYFYSGFTYLYTLARSGKMLGSAQMIRFIQRDEVTHLVLFQNLINTLKKERADLFTDELKADVIEMFKEAVQLETEWGKYITQGQILGLTDDIVEQYIQYLADDRLRAVGFEKIYNVSNPIKWVDDFAKFNDQKTNFFEATVTNYSKGSLSFDDDF from the coding sequence ATGGATAGAAAAAAGATATATAATCCTGATTCGACTGAGAGTGTAAATGATAGAAAAGTATTTGGTGGCGATCCAACAGGAATCTTTGAACTTAACAACATTAAGTATCAGTGGGCATACAATCTTTGGGAGATGATGTTAAATAACACATGGTTTCCAAAAGAGGTAGATATGACTCGTGACGTGAATGACTATAAGCTTCTTACTGACGCTGAAAAGACGGCTTATGATAAAGCGCTTTCACAACTTATTTTTATGGACTCACTCCAAACAAATAATATCATTGATAACATCAATCCTTACATCACTTCTCCAGAGATAAATCTTATCTTGGTACGTCAATCTTTTGAAGAGGCTCTGCACTCACAATCATATGCGGTTATGGTTGATAGTATCTCAACAAATTCGGCTGAGATTTATGACCTTTGGCGTAGAGATATGATGCTTAAGGGTAAAAATGACGCCATAGCAAGAGTTTATATAGAGCTTATGGATAACCCTACCGATACAAACTTTGTAAAAGCGTGTTTTGCAAACCAAATTTTAGAGGGTATCTACTTCTACAGCGGATTTACTTATCTCTATACGCTTGCTCGTTCAGGTAAGATGCTAGGAAGCGCACAGATGATTCGTTTTATTCAACGCGATGAGGTAACACACCTTGTACTTTTCCAAAACCTTATCAATACACTTAAAAAAGAGAGAGCGGATCTTTTTACGGATGAACTAAAAGCTGACGTTATTGAGATGTTTAAAGAGGCCGTTCAACTTGAGACTGAATGGGGAAAATATATAACGCAAGGACAGATTTTAGGTCTTACTGATGATATTGTTGAGCAGTATATTCAGTACTTAGCTGACGATAGACTTCGCGCTGTTGGTTTTGAGAAGATTTACAACGTATCTAATCCTATTAAATGGGTAGATGACTTTGCAAAGTTCAACGACCAAAAAACAAACTTCTTTGAAGCGACGGTAACAAACTACTCTAAAGGGAGTCTTTCATTTGATGATGACTTCTAA
- a CDS encoding alpha/beta hydrolase: MKKFALLLLLSLSSFASELTITSEDGFKLYGYLDKPQTSKSKTPIILFAHQFGSDHSSWNNIAKKFNDKGYATLLVDLRGHGKSIYQNNKKNEVVTATKFSEIKVAHTQSDKKVTFKNIPQDLTNWLEYISDDESLDMENLYLFGSSLGAGSIISLLNEYDAKALVAISTGRQASLKEETNMALSTSMTKELFIASKNDPLGAKERTLLYTQKSILGTALIVSGNGHGTMILPQVEDYIFTFIENIK; encoded by the coding sequence ATGAAAAAATTTGCCCTACTTTTACTTTTGAGCCTCTCAAGTTTTGCTTCTGAACTAACTATTACCTCAGAAGATGGTTTTAAACTCTATGGGTATTTAGATAAGCCCCAAACTTCAAAAAGTAAAACTCCCATCATACTTTTTGCGCATCAGTTTGGCTCAGACCACTCCTCATGGAATAACATCGCTAAAAAGTTTAACGATAAAGGCTATGCAACTCTACTTGTTGACCTTAGAGGACATGGTAAGTCTATATATCAAAATAACAAAAAAAATGAGGTTGTAACCGCTACTAAGTTTTCAGAGATTAAAGTAGCACATACTCAAAGTGATAAAAAAGTTACTTTTAAAAATATCCCTCAAGACCTTACTAATTGGTTAGAGTACATAAGTGATGACGAGTCTCTTGATATGGAAAACCTCTATCTGTTTGGCTCCTCTTTAGGCGCTGGTAGTATCATCTCTCTTCTTAATGAGTATGACGCCAAAGCGTTAGTTGCAATATCTACGGGAAGACAGGCATCGCTTAAAGAAGAGACAAACATGGCACTCTCTACTTCTATGACAAAGGAGCTTTTTATAGCTTCTAAAAATGATCCTCTCGGTGCTAAAGAAAGAACTCTTCTTTATACTCAAAAGTCTATTTTAGGAACTGCTCTTATTGTCTCAGGCAATGGTCATGGAACAATGATTCTGCCACAAGTTGAAGATTATATATTTACGTTTATTGAAAATATTAAATAA
- a CDS encoding protein-L-isoaspartate(D-aspartate) O-methyltransferase translates to MDRITATKTARLADECDARFKLSDDVKNAIASTNREEFVPAGFRHSAYKLDALPIGSSQYISSPLTVAKMSEYLESKGADRVLEVGCGSGYQAAVLSHLFRGVFTIERIEPLMLEAKKRFRSLGLSNIHTRTDDGQNGWISYAPYDRILFSATAKEIPQKLFEQLSDGGILVAPMQKGSKQIITKFIKNGTTIERVELEACDFVPILDGVQK, encoded by the coding sequence TTGGACAGAATAACAGCAACAAAAACAGCCCGCTTAGCAGATGAGTGTGATGCAAGATTTAAACTTAGCGACGACGTTAAAAATGCCATCGCCTCTACAAACAGAGAAGAGTTTGTACCAGCTGGCTTTAGACATAGCGCATATAAGCTCGATGCCCTACCTATAGGCTCTTCACAATACATAAGCTCACCACTAACAGTCGCTAAAATGAGTGAGTACCTTGAGTCAAAAGGCGCTGATAGAGTCCTTGAAGTTGGCTGTGGAAGTGGTTATCAAGCAGCAGTTCTTTCACATCTTTTTCGTGGTGTTTTTACTATTGAGCGGATTGAACCACTGATGTTAGAGGCTAAAAAGAGGTTTAGAAGTCTTGGGCTGAGTAACATTCACACGAGAACGGATGATGGACAAAATGGGTGGATATCTTATGCACCTTATGACAGAATACTCTTCTCAGCAACGGCTAAAGAGATTCCCCAAAAACTTTTTGAGCAACTCAGCGATGGTGGAATTTTAGTAGCTCCCATGCAAAAAGGCTCTAAGCAGATTATTACTAAGTTTATAAAAAATGGAACTACTATAG
- a CDS encoding hydrolase, whose protein sequence is MYEKFSAGFGLKNRHLQTVYASFFRKNVPIDFEVEEFVLSDGDFLECFWSYADKKEKQMPTVVLFHGLTGSYRSSYILGMIHALNSAGLNTVLMHFRGCGTKANLLPRSYHSGESGDALEFIQSLRKRNPLSDVYAVGFSLGANMLLKLLGEMAKNSLIKKAVAISAPMQLDTCANFINEGFSKIYQKRLVGDLNKSLDKKYDKHDMFSHINLKREDIVKLKTFWDFDGAYTAPVHGFKSAEDYYTKCSSRQFLKNIQTPTLIIHALDDPFMSSDVIPNENELSPFITLEVSQNGGHVGFVGGSIFKPEYWLEKRAIRFFS, encoded by the coding sequence ATGTATGAAAAATTTAGTGCTGGTTTTGGTCTAAAAAATAGACATTTACAGACGGTTTATGCATCATTTTTTAGAAAAAACGTTCCCATTGATTTTGAAGTGGAAGAGTTTGTTTTAAGCGATGGTGATTTTCTTGAGTGCTTTTGGAGTTATGCGGATAAAAAAGAGAAACAAATGCCAACCGTCGTACTTTTTCATGGCCTCACCGGCTCATACCGATCTTCATATATACTGGGAATGATCCATGCGCTTAACTCTGCAGGACTTAACACCGTACTAATGCACTTTAGAGGCTGCGGTACAAAAGCAAATCTTTTGCCCCGCTCTTACCACAGTGGAGAGAGTGGAGATGCCTTAGAGTTTATACAATCCCTTAGAAAAAGAAATCCTCTCTCGGACGTCTATGCAGTAGGCTTCTCTCTGGGCGCAAATATGCTCTTAAAACTCCTTGGAGAGATGGCAAAAAACTCTCTAATAAAAAAAGCCGTTGCCATCTCGGCTCCTATGCAACTAGATACTTGTGCAAACTTTATTAATGAGGGCTTTTCTAAAATCTACCAAAAAAGATTAGTGGGAGATTTAAACAAGTCTCTAGATAAAAAGTACGATAAACACGATATGTTCTCTCATATCAATCTTAAACGCGAAGATATTGTAAAACTTAAAACCTTCTGGGATTTTGATGGAGCATATACTGCTCCGGTTCATGGATTTAAATCTGCTGAGGATTATTACACCAAGTGTAGCTCAAGACAGTTTTTAAAAAACATTCAAACGCCAACACTCATTATTCATGCTCTTGATGACCCCTTTATGAGTAGCGATGTAATCCCAAACGAGAATGAACTCTCTCCCTTCATTACGCTTGAAGTAAGTCAAAATGGCGGGCATGTTGGATTTGTTGGCGGGAGTATTTTCAAACCAGAGTATTGGCTTGAAAAAAGAGCTATTAGATTTTTCTCCTAG